The following proteins come from a genomic window of Pyxidicoccus sp. MSG2:
- a CDS encoding DUF1684 domain-containing protein → MTPFALALSLALHAAPATKPAPAQPRPAADKTMTASPKPAAEDLAASTRTWQEERLKNLQSEEGWLTLVGLFWLKEGEQTAGSAPESDLDFPEGTPAKLGTFTRKGNTASFQPAPGVALTLGGKPFTGGAVKSDETGAPDVLKLGSMSLQVILRGDKLGVRVKDKEAPARKQFHGIATYPASAAWRVDARFEPSETPRTIQVPNVLGTEEAMKVPGTLVFTVNGKEHRLTPVEEGDKLFIIFADETNRDATYGAGRFLYADAPKDGHVVLDFNRAYNPPCAFTRFATCPLPPRGNRLAARVEAGEKRYGDH, encoded by the coding sequence ATGACGCCGTTCGCCCTGGCCCTGTCTCTCGCCCTCCACGCCGCGCCGGCCACGAAGCCCGCGCCCGCGCAGCCCCGTCCCGCAGCCGACAAGACCATGACCGCCTCTCCGAAGCCCGCCGCCGAAGACCTCGCCGCGTCCACCCGCACCTGGCAGGAGGAGCGCCTCAAGAACCTCCAGTCCGAAGAGGGCTGGCTCACCCTGGTGGGCCTGTTCTGGCTGAAGGAGGGCGAGCAGACCGCCGGCTCCGCGCCGGAGAGCGACCTCGACTTCCCGGAGGGCACTCCCGCGAAGCTGGGCACCTTCACGCGCAAGGGGAACACCGCCAGCTTCCAGCCCGCGCCCGGCGTCGCGCTCACGCTCGGCGGGAAGCCCTTCACCGGAGGCGCGGTCAAGTCGGACGAGACTGGCGCTCCGGACGTGCTGAAGCTCGGCAGCATGAGCCTCCAGGTGATTCTGCGCGGCGACAAGCTGGGCGTGCGCGTGAAGGACAAGGAGGCGCCCGCGCGCAAGCAGTTCCACGGCATCGCCACGTACCCGGCGAGTGCCGCGTGGCGCGTGGACGCGCGCTTCGAGCCCTCGGAGACTCCGCGCACCATCCAGGTGCCCAACGTCCTGGGCACCGAGGAGGCGATGAAGGTGCCGGGCACGCTGGTCTTCACCGTGAATGGCAAGGAGCACCGGCTGACGCCCGTGGAAGAGGGCGACAAGCTCTTCATCATCTTCGCGGACGAGACGAACCGCGACGCCACCTATGGCGCGGGCCGCTTCCTCTACGCGGATGCGCCGAAGGACGGGCACGTGGTGCTGGACTTCAACCGCGCCTACAACCCGCCCTGCGCCTTCACCCGCTTCGCGACGTGCCCCCTGCCCCCGCGAGGCAATCGGCTCGCCGCCCGCGTGGAGGCGGGTGAGAAGCGGTACGGAGACCACTGA
- a CDS encoding 2-oxo acid dehydrogenase subunit E2, with the protein MDLDLKPAPPPGAFRKLALGTWRAPRDPSAYAALEVRMERALAYLEAYRAHTGRRLTVTHLVAKAAADALRQFPEANVLLRWNRPSLRRDVGVCVLVVQPAETGRADLTTATVHRADTLSLGAFVEEMESRISDVRARRDAVIERGKRRSYRIPGLFMGLALRLLSFVWYTLNVDLRWVGMPRDPFGSVAVTSLGSLGLERGYVAMIPYTRVPLLLAPGAVRRVPVVDGGVLVPGRQLALTCTWDARLLDVELIARVLRHIGAALEDPEGTWGAPTGVPGGEPPGAVSGTAVG; encoded by the coding sequence GTGGACCTCGACCTGAAGCCAGCGCCGCCGCCCGGTGCCTTCCGCAAGCTCGCGCTGGGCACGTGGCGCGCGCCGAGAGACCCCAGTGCATACGCGGCACTGGAGGTGCGCATGGAGCGGGCGCTCGCGTACCTGGAGGCGTACCGCGCGCACACCGGCCGGCGCCTCACGGTGACGCACCTGGTGGCCAAGGCCGCCGCGGACGCGCTGCGCCAGTTCCCCGAGGCCAACGTGCTGCTGCGGTGGAACCGGCCCTCGCTGCGCAGGGACGTGGGCGTCTGCGTGCTGGTGGTGCAGCCCGCGGAGACGGGCCGCGCGGACCTGACCACGGCCACGGTGCACCGCGCGGACACGCTGTCGCTCGGCGCCTTCGTGGAGGAGATGGAGTCGCGCATCTCCGACGTGCGCGCGCGCCGGGACGCCGTCATCGAGCGGGGCAAGCGCCGCTCCTACCGCATCCCCGGGCTGTTCATGGGGCTGGCGCTGCGGCTGCTGTCCTTCGTCTGGTACACGCTGAACGTGGACCTGCGGTGGGTGGGGATGCCGAGGGACCCCTTCGGCTCGGTGGCGGTGACGAGCCTCGGCTCGCTGGGGCTGGAGCGGGGCTACGTGGCGATGATTCCGTACACGCGGGTGCCGCTGCTGCTGGCTCCGGGCGCGGTGCGGCGCGTTCCCGTGGTGGACGGCGGCGTGCTGGTGCCGGGCCGGCAATTGGCGCTCACCTGCACGTGGGACGCGCGCCTCCTCGACGTGGAGCTGATTGCCCGGGTGCTGCGCCACATCGGCGCGGCGCTGGAGGACCCGGAAGGCACGTGGGGGGCGCCGACAGGGGTTCCCGGTGGGGAACCCCCGGGGGCTGTCAGCGGGACGGCGGTGGGGTAG
- a CDS encoding cyclic-phosphate processing receiver domain-containing protein: MKVYLDDERPTPEGWVPVRWPEEAISLLEGGQVTELSLDHDLGDDAHGTGYDVLLWVEEAVATRGFVPPRLRVHSANSSARLKMEQAIARIERFTRERGDG, translated from the coding sequence ATGAAGGTCTACCTGGATGACGAGCGCCCCACGCCCGAAGGCTGGGTTCCGGTGCGATGGCCCGAGGAGGCGATTTCACTGCTCGAGGGCGGGCAGGTGACGGAGCTGAGCCTGGACCATGACCTCGGGGATGACGCGCACGGCACCGGATACGACGTCCTGCTCTGGGTGGAGGAGGCGGTGGCGACGCGGGGCTTCGTGCCGCCGCGCCTCCGCGTGCACTCGGCGAACAGCTCCGCGCGCCTGAAGATGGAGCAGGCCATTGCGCGCATCGAGCGCTTCACTCGCGAGCGCGGGGACGGATGA
- a CDS encoding ArsR/SmtB family transcription factor: MPAAISALDVRSASRLFKALGDETRLRIVALLSHGELCVCHFESALGLTQSNTSRQLAVLKNAGIVEARREGSWVYYQLAPQLDEVCRVQLKALVAAFSKRDVLREDVKRLLESRGPNACK; this comes from the coding sequence ATGCCAGCCGCCATCTCCGCCCTGGATGTTCGCTCCGCCTCCCGTCTCTTCAAGGCCCTGGGAGACGAGACCCGCCTGCGCATCGTCGCGCTGCTCAGCCACGGCGAGCTGTGTGTCTGCCACTTCGAGTCCGCGCTCGGGCTGACGCAGTCGAACACCTCCCGGCAGCTCGCGGTGCTGAAGAACGCCGGCATCGTCGAGGCCCGCCGTGAAGGGAGCTGGGTCTACTACCAGCTCGCTCCCCAGCTGGACGAGGTGTGCAGGGTACAGCTCAAGGCGCTAGTGGCCGCCTTCTCCAAGCGGGACGTGCTCCGCGAGGACGTGAAGCGCCTGCTCGAATCCCGCGGCCCCAACGCCTGCAAGTGA
- the arsB gene encoding ACR3 family arsenite efflux transporter, with translation MSTSSHADSIVRKLSVIDRLLPVWIFAAMALGIGLGRAFPDLGARLDTVKLDTVSLPIAIGLLWMMYPVLAKVRYGELGRLRARGRLFTTSLVLNWVVGPVLMFALAWLLLPDLPHYRNGLILIGLARCIAMVLIWNMLACGSNEVAAVLVALNSVFQILFYSVLGWLFLTVVPGWLGADVAAFDVPMGSIAKSVLIFLGVPLVAGALTRLGLTRLKGEAWYEQRFLPRLGPTALLGLLYTIVLMFAMQGDKLTRLPMDVVRISLPLLVYFGIMFTSAFFLSRRLGFSYEETASLSFTAAGNNFELAIAVAVGVFGMASGEALAGVVGPLIEVPALIALVYLSLWLKRRLFPASGEAVLPRRFDGNAPSSHTSGVSR, from the coding sequence ATGAGCACCTCCTCTCACGCGGACAGCATCGTCAGAAAGCTCTCCGTCATCGACCGGCTGCTGCCGGTGTGGATTTTCGCCGCCATGGCCTTGGGAATCGGCCTGGGCCGGGCCTTCCCGGACCTGGGTGCGCGGCTGGACACGGTGAAGCTGGACACCGTCTCGCTGCCTATCGCCATCGGCCTCTTGTGGATGATGTACCCGGTGCTGGCCAAGGTGCGCTACGGCGAGCTGGGCCGGCTGCGCGCGCGTGGCAGGCTCTTCACCACGTCGCTGGTGCTCAACTGGGTGGTGGGGCCAGTGCTGATGTTCGCGCTGGCGTGGCTCTTGTTGCCGGACCTGCCGCACTACCGCAACGGGCTCATCCTCATCGGGCTCGCGCGCTGCATCGCCATGGTCCTCATCTGGAACATGCTGGCCTGCGGCAGCAACGAGGTGGCCGCCGTGCTGGTGGCCCTCAACTCCGTCTTCCAGATTCTCTTCTACTCGGTGCTGGGCTGGCTCTTCCTCACCGTCGTCCCGGGCTGGCTCGGCGCGGACGTCGCGGCGTTCGACGTGCCCATGGGGAGCATCGCGAAGAGCGTGCTCATCTTCCTGGGCGTGCCGCTGGTGGCCGGAGCGCTGACGCGGCTCGGGCTCACGCGGCTCAAGGGCGAGGCCTGGTACGAGCAGCGATTCCTGCCGCGCCTGGGGCCCACCGCACTTCTCGGGCTGCTCTACACCATCGTCCTCATGTTCGCGATGCAGGGCGACAAGCTCACCCGCCTGCCAATGGACGTGGTGCGCATCTCGCTGCCGCTGCTCGTCTACTTCGGCATCATGTTCACCAGCGCGTTCTTCCTCTCGCGCCGGTTGGGCTTCAGCTACGAGGAGACGGCGTCCCTCTCCTTCACCGCCGCGGGCAATAATTTCGAGCTGGCCATCGCGGTGGCGGTGGGCGTCTTCGGCATGGCCTCGGGGGAAGCCCTGGCCGGAGTGGTCGGGCCGCTCATCGAGGTGCCCGCGCTCATCGCCCTCGTGTACCTCTCGCTGTGGCTCAAGCGCCGGCTCTTTCCCGCGTCGGGTGAGGCCGTCCTTCCCCGCCGCTTCGACGGCAATGCGCCCTCGTCCCATACAAGTGGGGTCTCACGATGA
- a CDS encoding arsenate reductase ArsC — translation MSTVIFACVHNAGRSQMAAAFFNALADPEKARAVSAGTQPGERVHPEVRAAMAEVGIDLSGARPQRLTDELARDARWLITMGCGEACPYVPGLKREDWPLEDPKGKPVEQVRRIRDEVASRVARFVAGQGWAREGTHPG, via the coding sequence ATGAGCACGGTCATCTTCGCCTGTGTGCACAACGCCGGCCGCTCGCAGATGGCGGCGGCCTTCTTCAACGCGCTGGCGGACCCGGAGAAGGCCCGTGCCGTGTCCGCCGGCACGCAGCCCGGCGAGCGGGTGCACCCGGAGGTGCGGGCCGCGATGGCGGAGGTGGGCATCGACCTGTCGGGTGCACGGCCCCAGCGACTCACGGACGAGCTGGCCCGGGACGCCCGGTGGCTCATCACCATGGGCTGCGGTGAGGCGTGCCCCTATGTGCCGGGGCTGAAGCGCGAGGACTGGCCGCTCGAGGACCCCAAGGGCAAGCCGGTGGAGCAGGTGCGCAGAATCCGCGACGAGGTGGCCTCGCGTGTCGCGCGGTTCGTGGCGGGCCAGGGGTGGGCTCGCGAGGGGACGCACCCGGGCTGA